Proteins found in one Spirochaetota bacterium genomic segment:
- a CDS encoding radical SAM protein, with protein sequence MKKLLLIHPVPKEMTQGYGDTEAWGMPPLALGYIAALTPSDWHIKIVDEYVEKLDINEKPDLVGITSYSVNATRAYKLASEFKQKGIPTVIGGIHVSMMPEEAAKYVNTVVVGEAESIWMKVISDFENGQLKEKYVGDKPSLVNLPIPKRDLFSEKYKMDVIQTSRGCPFNCEFCSVTAFNGAEYRQRPVEEVLDELQTIMKKVVYFVDDNILGVGKKAEERAIDLFKGMMDRKIRKIWGTQTSINIIENEDVLKYAYKSGCRALYIGIESIKDVTLKEMRKGVNLKLGTDRFKHAISIIHKHGIGVIGSFIVGNDNEDITIFDELVRFIQDTKIDVLQLAFLTPFPGTKLFERLKMEDRIIYSNFPSDWDRCDMDQLMIIPKLMTVDQLVRGYDYVIHNTLSSYNILKQFLKTLIVTKSVTSSIFTYSLNKDYLRYILPERKF encoded by the coding sequence ATGAAAAAGTTATTATTAATACATCCCGTCCCAAAAGAAATGACACAAGGATATGGAGATACTGAAGCTTGGGGTATGCCACCATTAGCCTTGGGTTATATTGCAGCACTTACTCCAAGTGATTGGCATATAAAGATAGTAGATGAGTATGTAGAAAAGCTTGATATAAATGAAAAACCTGATTTGGTAGGAATTACCTCATATTCAGTCAATGCAACAAGAGCATACAAATTGGCTAGTGAATTTAAACAGAAGGGCATACCTACAGTTATAGGGGGAATACATGTTTCTATGATGCCTGAAGAAGCTGCCAAATATGTTAATACAGTCGTTGTTGGTGAGGCTGAATCTATTTGGATGAAAGTTATATCAGATTTCGAAAATGGTCAATTAAAAGAAAAGTATGTAGGAGACAAACCTTCACTTGTGAATCTACCAATCCCTAAACGAGATTTGTTTTCCGAAAAGTATAAAATGGATGTTATACAAACGTCTAGAGGATGCCCCTTTAATTGTGAATTTTGTAGTGTCACAGCTTTTAATGGTGCTGAATACAGACAAAGACCTGTTGAAGAAGTGTTGGATGAGTTGCAAACAATCATGAAGAAAGTTGTATATTTCGTAGATGATAATATACTTGGGGTAGGAAAAAAAGCAGAAGAAAGAGCTATAGATCTTTTTAAGGGAATGATGGATAGAAAAATTAGAAAGATATGGGGTACTCAGACTTCGATAAATATAATTGAGAATGAGGATGTTTTAAAATACGCATATAAGAGTGGTTGTAGGGCATTATATATAGGCATTGAATCTATTAAAGATGTTACTTTAAAAGAAATGAGAAAAGGTGTTAACTTAAAATTAGGAACTGATAGATTTAAACATGCTATTTCTATTATTCATAAACATGGTATAGGTGTGATAGGATCATTTATTGTCGGAAATGATAATGAAGATATTACAATTTTTGATGAATTAGTAAGATTTATTCAAGATACTAAAATCGATGTATTACAACTTGCATTCTTAACCCCATTCCCAGGTACTAAATTGTTTGAGAGATTAAAGATGGAAGATCGTATAATATACTCAAATTTCCCTTCTGATTGGGATCGATGTGATATGGATCAACTTATGATTATTCCTAAATTAATGACAGTCGACCAATTAGTGCGTGGATATGATTATGTAATTCATAATACTTTATCAAGTTATAATATCCTAAAACAGTTTTTAAAGACACTGATTGTTACTAAAAGTGTTACTTCATCAATTTTTACTTATTCTTTAAACAAGGATTATTTAAGATATATTCTCCCTGAAAGAAAATTTTAA
- a CDS encoding radical SAM protein: protein MKIRLIQPAQLDDSGKPIKYKKILLPSGTLSTIAALTPNDVEVSITNEYIDTIDFSEDLDIVGITALTCHAPRAYQIAQEFKKRGKTVVMGGIHATALPQEALQHVDSVVVGEAENLWEKVVRDFQKNNKLNSIYKNDVFPDLKKLVIPRFDLNNSDKCLKAPFAKTPAMPIFTTRGCPFSCSYCSVTKFFGGKYRTKPIDNVLREIDASKARDFFFVDDNLAANSKYSEQLFKEITPLKIRWFSQFSTRVLNNPKLVELAGESGCHEVILGIESLNICNLKSVNKSFNKPEEYARLFKLLKSNGISPHVMIMFGLENDDVELLKRTLEFLLDNDVNFIRIFTVTPYPGTDLYQKLDCEGRIFEKDWSKYDLNHIVFSPKNISIQDLQDNVWKSYYTFYSYKNIIKRLWKFKKFYLTPDKKGSLLDDLLFQLHFHIATGKRLDPWSGVN from the coding sequence ATGAAGATTAGGTTAATCCAACCAGCACAGCTCGATGATTCTGGAAAACCAATCAAATACAAGAAGATATTATTGCCATCAGGCACATTATCCACCATAGCTGCATTAACTCCCAATGATGTTGAAGTCTCCATTACCAATGAGTATATTGATACTATAGATTTTAGTGAGGATCTAGATATAGTTGGAATTACTGCATTAACTTGTCACGCGCCACGTGCATATCAGATAGCCCAAGAATTCAAAAAGCGAGGCAAAACCGTTGTGATGGGAGGCATCCATGCAACAGCATTACCTCAAGAAGCTTTACAACATGTGGATAGTGTAGTAGTTGGAGAAGCAGAAAATCTATGGGAAAAGGTGGTTCGGGATTTTCAGAAAAATAATAAGCTAAATTCAATATACAAAAATGATGTGTTCCCAGATTTGAAAAAATTAGTTATTCCTCGATTTGATTTGAATAATTCAGACAAGTGCCTAAAAGCCCCCTTTGCAAAGACACCAGCAATGCCAATCTTCACAACAAGAGGATGTCCCTTTAGTTGCAGTTATTGTTCAGTTACAAAATTCTTCGGGGGCAAATATAGAACAAAGCCTATTGATAATGTCCTTCGGGAGATAGATGCTTCAAAAGCTCGTGACTTTTTTTTTGTTGATGATAACTTGGCAGCAAATTCAAAATACTCTGAACAATTATTCAAAGAAATTACTCCGCTTAAGATTAGATGGTTCAGTCAATTTAGTACTCGGGTTTTAAATAATCCTAAGTTAGTCGAATTAGCTGGTGAAAGTGGCTGCCATGAGGTTATATTAGGCATTGAATCATTAAATATATGTAATTTAAAAAGTGTTAATAAATCGTTCAACAAACCAGAAGAATATGCGCGGCTCTTTAAACTACTGAAATCAAATGGAATCAGCCCTCATGTTATGATAATGTTCGGACTGGAAAATGATGATGTAGAACTCCTTAAGCGAACATTGGAATTTTTGCTAGACAATGATGTTAATTTCATCAGAATATTTACTGTAACACCATATCCCGGGACAGATCTCTATCAAAAATTGGATTGTGAGGGAAGAATATTTGAAAAAGATTGGTCAAAATATGATTTAAACCATATTGTATTTTCCCCAAAAAATATATCCATTCAGGATTTGCAAGATAATGTTTGGAAAAGTTATTATACATTCTATTCTTATAAGAATATCATTAAAAGATTGTGGAAATTTAAAAAATTCTATTTAACACCTGATAAAAAAGGTTCACTTCTTGATGATTTATTATTTCAGCTTCATTTTCATATTGCCACAGGTAAGAGATTAGATCCTTGGAGTGGCGTTAACTGA
- a CDS encoding outer membrane protein transport protein gives MSRCILWFVMLGLVTSFYNDLLHANGLRVLGVKSTKATAMGEAFIAQADDPSAIAFNPAGLTQLDGIQASTGVTITNGWPEHKSPSGAKEEMLDEWQYIPNCFVTSDLNTENLVIGIGITVPNGLASEWSDTGFARYVDTYSDLTVIDVNPSLGWEVVKDLSIGFGVSIYYSQVTLESMIDYETSMGLSGALDGKRGLKGDGYAFGYNLGILYSINDHHNFAAAFKSPFKLEYEGDFELTNIPDSIGIGPSYKTSGETSFDFPATVVIGYAYRPVEELKLEFNIDWTNWETLDSVVIKIDSPVPPLLPDRITQEYGYENTFAYKFGLEYKVNEYICLRAGYIYNENAVPDENWRPNLPDTDMQFLTSGLGFRKGNLSIDGALQLIFYEDRTINNNVDYNEISSSSSIDGEYENFAVGYSVSVTYGF, from the coding sequence ATGAGTAGATGTATTCTATGGTTTGTAATGTTGGGTCTTGTGACTTCTTTTTACAATGATCTTCTTCATGCTAATGGATTGAGAGTTCTTGGCGTTAAGAGCACAAAAGCAACAGCAATGGGAGAAGCATTTATTGCGCAGGCAGATGATCCCTCGGCTATAGCCTTTAATCCAGCGGGGTTGACGCAATTGGATGGTATACAGGCGTCAACCGGGGTTACGATTACTAACGGTTGGCCTGAACACAAAAGTCCTTCAGGCGCAAAAGAGGAAATGCTGGACGAATGGCAATATATTCCAAATTGTTTTGTCACCAGTGATTTGAATACTGAGAACTTAGTTATTGGTATTGGCATCACCGTTCCAAACGGCCTTGCTAGTGAATGGAGTGACACTGGATTCGCCAGATATGTTGATACATATTCTGATCTCACAGTTATTGATGTGAATCCTTCATTGGGTTGGGAAGTAGTGAAAGATTTATCCATTGGATTTGGAGTTAGTATTTATTATTCTCAAGTAACGCTGGAAAGTATGATCGACTATGAGACTTCTATGGGATTGTCAGGCGCTCTTGATGGGAAAAGAGGGTTGAAGGGTGATGGATATGCCTTTGGCTATAACCTGGGAATTCTGTATAGTATAAACGACCACCACAATTTTGCCGCTGCTTTTAAAAGCCCTTTTAAACTGGAATACGAGGGCGATTTCGAATTAACAAATATTCCCGATTCCATTGGAATTGGCCCATCATATAAAACGAGCGGAGAAACCTCTTTTGATTTCCCAGCCACAGTAGTAATAGGATATGCCTATCGACCAGTGGAGGAGTTAAAATTGGAGTTTAATATAGATTGGACCAATTGGGAGACTCTTGATTCTGTTGTGATTAAAATCGACTCGCCCGTACCACCCCTGTTGCCAGATAGAATCACACAGGAATATGGGTATGAGAATACCTTTGCTTACAAATTTGGTTTGGAATATAAAGTAAATGAATATATATGCCTTCGAGCTGGCTACATCTACAATGAAAACGCGGTTCCTGACGAGAATTGGAGACCCAATCTGCCGGATACAGATATGCAATTCCTGACCTCCGGGCTTGGCTTTCGGAAAGGCAATTTGAGCATAGATGGCGCGCTTCAGTTGATCTTCTATGAAGATAGAACCATTAATAACAATGTCGATTACAATGAAATAAGCTCTTCATCCAGCATTGATGGCGAATATGAAAATTTTGCTGTTGGCTATTCTGTTAGTGTTACTTATGGATTTTAA
- a CDS encoding aminotransferase class I/II-fold pyridoxal phosphate-dependent enzyme, which produces MGNSLNRCAIAYQEVVDTGSLNSDYYTLADFIELDDEDIFKKTVPQFWYIEDHKRKGYFSYQRPLLSACENRVIIYDDFTGTEKEMIMMASNNYLGLISHPRVVQAGIRAYEKYGSGGSSAPLLSGTFDITRELELKLAEFKGCEDAMVFSTGYSANVGVISALLRKNDVAIIDKLNHASIVDGCRLSGASLRVYRHHDMGKLEKCLQKSRGQRQGMLVITDGVFGMDGDICNLPEIKRIADRYGARVMVDDAHATGVIGKQGKGTAEHYGMEGMIDIVMGTFSKSLAGVGGFVASTKEVVNYIRYYARSYFFSAALPPCICATVLAALNVIEEEPELLEQLHQNVKYLHSRFSQMGLEVTQPGTGVISVIIGDEIIVRKMSKQIHEMGLYINPLPFPSVRKGEARFKFSLMATHTMEDLDRAADIFEAACQEYGIIKTSPTLVASSSVM; this is translated from the coding sequence ATGGGTAATAGCTTAAACAGGTGCGCAATAGCATATCAGGAGGTTGTTGATACAGGAAGTCTTAATTCAGATTACTATACTTTGGCTGATTTTATTGAGCTTGATGATGAGGACATCTTCAAAAAAACTGTTCCACAATTTTGGTATATTGAAGATCATAAGAGAAAGGGGTATTTTTCTTATCAACGACCACTCCTTTCTGCTTGTGAAAACAGAGTTATTATTTACGATGATTTCACGGGAACAGAAAAAGAGATGATCATGATGGCTTCAAATAACTATTTGGGATTGATTTCGCATCCCAGGGTTGTGCAAGCTGGAATTAGAGCCTATGAGAAGTATGGATCCGGAGGCAGTTCCGCACCCTTACTAAGTGGCACCTTTGATATTACCAGAGAACTGGAGTTGAAATTGGCTGAGTTCAAGGGATGTGAAGACGCCATGGTGTTTTCCACAGGATATTCAGCCAATGTTGGCGTCATTAGCGCATTATTAAGGAAAAATGACGTAGCAATTATAGATAAATTGAATCATGCGAGCATTGTAGACGGATGCAGGTTATCCGGGGCAAGCTTGAGGGTTTATCGACATCACGATATGGGCAAGTTGGAGAAGTGCCTGCAAAAGAGTAGAGGTCAGCGCCAAGGAATGCTTGTGATAACCGATGGTGTTTTTGGAATGGATGGGGACATCTGCAATCTGCCAGAGATAAAGAGAATTGCGGATCGTTATGGAGCCAGGGTAATGGTGGACGATGCGCATGCAACCGGTGTTATAGGCAAACAGGGCAAAGGAACGGCTGAGCATTATGGAATGGAGGGGATGATAGATATAGTAATGGGCACATTCAGCAAATCACTTGCTGGGGTTGGAGGATTTGTAGCATCCACTAAGGAAGTAGTAAACTATATACGATATTATGCTCGTTCATACTTTTTTTCAGCCGCACTGCCGCCATGTATTTGCGCCACGGTTTTAGCTGCCCTTAATGTTATAGAAGAAGAGCCCGAGTTGTTGGAACAATTGCATCAAAACGTAAAATACTTGCACAGCCGATTTTCCCAAATGGGATTAGAGGTAACACAGCCAGGAACCGGGGTTATTTCAGTAATCATTGGGGATGAAATCATAGTTAGGAAAATGAGCAAACAAATTCATGAGATGGGTTTATACATCAATCCATTGCCCTTCCCTTCTGTGCGTAAGGGAGAGGCGCGGTTCAAGTTTAGTCTCATGGCTACTCATACAATGGAAGATTTGGATAGGGCAGCGGATATATTTGAAGCGGCATGTCAGGAGTATGGAATAATAAAAACTAGTCCTACTCTAGTAGCATCATCATCTGTAATGTGA
- a CDS encoding sigma-70 family RNA polymerase sigma factor: MSKGTNKKQSHQEDRKLVEDFQANINSAFDKLVIKYKNIVFNLCYRILGDHDEANDCAQDTFVKVYKNLKNYQFRSSFSTWLYTIAVNTCKNRLSSLDYRFNKRMARIDHPGNAENRQQKIEILDLSFNPDQIFERREKARLIEEAIDSLPLKQRVMIVLRDIEGKSYEEIASITGYKPGTVKSRLARARQHLRDRLRGII, from the coding sequence ATGAGTAAGGGAACAAATAAAAAACAATCACATCAAGAAGACAGGAAGCTGGTTGAGGATTTTCAGGCAAACATTAATTCAGCCTTTGATAAATTGGTTATAAAATACAAGAACATTGTTTTCAATCTATGTTATCGTATACTAGGAGACCATGATGAAGCGAATGATTGCGCACAGGACACCTTTGTGAAAGTTTATAAAAATTTGAAAAACTATCAATTTCGATCAAGCTTCTCAACATGGCTCTATACAATAGCAGTTAACACATGCAAGAACAGACTATCATCATTAGATTATCGTTTTAACAAAAGAATGGCTCGAATAGATCATCCTGGAAACGCGGAAAATCGTCAGCAGAAGATTGAAATACTGGATCTATCATTTAATCCTGATCAAATATTTGAAAGAAGGGAAAAGGCAAGATTGATCGAGGAAGCGATAGACTCATTGCCACTAAAACAAAGAGTAATGATTGTGCTTCGTGATATTGAAGGAAAATCTTATGAAGAGATCGCTTCAATTACTGGATATAAACCAGGTACAGTCAAATCAAGGCTTGCAAGGGCAAGGCAGCATCTCAGGGATAGGTTGAGAGGAATTATTTAA
- a CDS encoding DUF2275 domain-containing protein, protein MNCNKVKHLIAAYVYNELEPEMIDIVKEHISTCNDCQDELTFFEKYKREMTSVMKLGAPDDFLKKVHIRIFKPSYFQQTIRRLFVPVKIKIPLEAAGVLVLVFFAIFLFKPIQPEKKELQFAQDDMRSRISKKPEKLNTPRNHSKIQNDSLPINEKRVMAKAAAGRKPKALETLMTFEIVLSLTQSALAKQDSPEAESSVLSDEDEPLGEAATSRLKEERLDYAINDAETAETKSPKRLIDKKEKDLRNDTINQQIDKVIQIIELLEGRVIQREKNPESNHIQSIITEIPFHNYRELIDELNKIGRIQKKYSSLAIQEKKRIRMKIKLNPLNKKTWSEDR, encoded by the coding sequence ATGAATTGCAATAAAGTAAAACACCTTATAGCAGCTTATGTTTATAACGAACTTGAGCCTGAGATGATAGATATCGTTAAAGAACATATTTCAACATGCAATGATTGCCAAGATGAATTAACCTTCTTTGAAAAATACAAGAGAGAGATGACTTCAGTAATGAAGCTTGGAGCACCGGATGATTTCCTGAAAAAGGTTCATATACGCATCTTCAAGCCTTCATATTTTCAACAGACTATACGAAGGTTATTTGTTCCCGTTAAGATAAAAATACCCCTTGAGGCAGCAGGTGTTTTGGTGCTGGTCTTCTTTGCAATATTTCTCTTTAAGCCCATACAACCTGAGAAAAAGGAGTTACAATTTGCTCAGGATGATATGCGCTCAAGAATCAGCAAAAAACCAGAGAAGCTCAATACCCCAAGAAATCATAGTAAGATACAAAATGATTCTCTACCAATTAATGAAAAAAGAGTTATGGCCAAGGCTGCGGCTGGTAGAAAGCCGAAGGCACTTGAAACACTAATGACCTTTGAAATAGTCCTTTCGTTAACACAATCAGCTCTCGCAAAACAGGATTCGCCTGAAGCAGAATCGTCAGTTCTATCTGACGAAGATGAACCGTTAGGGGAAGCAGCAACCTCAAGATTGAAAGAAGAAAGATTAGACTATGCTATAAATGATGCTGAAACAGCCGAGACCAAATCACCAAAAAGACTGATTGATAAAAAAGAGAAGGATTTGCGAAATGATACCATAAACCAACAAATAGATAAGGTTATACAAATAATTGAATTATTAGAAGGAAGGGTTATTCAGAGAGAGAAAAACCCCGAATCTAATCATATTCAATCTATAATCACAGAGATACCCTTTCATAATTACAGGGAACTCATAGATGAGCTAAACAAAATAGGCAGGATTCAAAAAAAGTATTCATCCCTAGCCATACAAGAGAAAAAAAGAATCAGAATGAAAATAAAACTCAACCCATTGAATAAAAAAACATGGAGTGAGGACAGATAA
- a CDS encoding HU family DNA-binding protein → MTKHEIVDSLTRQSGIKRKEVLQIINNFLDIIIKTVDNNERVEFRGFGCFYRALRRGRRVYSPIVRGSINIPPKSVLSFKASKSTERDPV, encoded by the coding sequence TTGACAAAGCATGAAATTGTAGATAGCCTAACTAGGCAAAGCGGGATAAAACGGAAAGAGGTTCTTCAAATTATCAATAATTTTCTCGATATTATTATTAAAACCGTTGATAACAATGAGAGGGTTGAGTTTAGAGGTTTTGGCTGTTTTTACAGAGCCTTGAGGAGGGGAAGGAGAGTGTATTCGCCTATTGTTAGAGGAAGCATCAATATTCCTCCAAAATCTGTCCTTTCTTTTAAAGCAAGCAAGTCAACAGAACGAGACCCTGTATAA
- the rpsT gene encoding 30S ribosomal protein S20 has translation MANIKSAKKRILQNEKRRIRNSRVKSSIRTSYKKVYHAIEGKEEKDIQKINELFKDFIKKIDTASGKGIIHWKTAARKKSRLAKRVNSLTQQS, from the coding sequence TTGGCAAATATAAAATCAGCAAAAAAGAGAATATTACAAAACGAGAAAAGAAGAATTAGGAATTCCAGAGTTAAGTCTTCAATAAGAACATCCTATAAAAAGGTATATCATGCAATTGAGGGCAAAGAAGAAAAGGATATACAGAAAATAAATGAACTGTTTAAGGACTTTATAAAAAAGATAGATACAGCTTCAGGCAAGGGAATTATTCATTGGAAGACTGCAGCGAGAAAAAAATCAAGACTTGCAAAGAGGGTCAATTCCCTAACTCAACAATCATAA
- a CDS encoding flavin reductase family protein, translated as MDKKQIKALGKMTYGIYVLTTCHDEKINGMIASWVSQVSYDPPIVMVALHPRRYSHYLLEKNKKFALHILYQSQKEFMKRFKGPDPEAKFDEIEWTRGRTNCPILKECIAYMECIVRESFSMGNHTLFFGEVIESNIFSDKEPLSTNDYEGVYIGKD; from the coding sequence ATGGATAAAAAACAAATCAAGGCCTTAGGCAAAATGACCTATGGAATATATGTTCTAACGACTTGCCATGATGAAAAGATCAATGGCATGATCGCTTCATGGGTTTCACAAGTATCCTATGATCCCCCAATAGTAATGGTTGCCCTGCATCCAAGGCGTTATTCTCACTATCTGCTTGAGAAGAACAAAAAATTTGCTCTTCATATTCTATATCAGAGCCAGAAGGAGTTTATGAAACGCTTTAAGGGGCCTGATCCAGAGGCAAAGTTCGATGAGATTGAGTGGACAAGAGGAAGGACAAATTGCCCAATTTTAAAGGAATGCATTGCTTATATGGAATGTATAGTACGCGAGAGCTTCTCAATGGGGAATCACACACTCTTTTTTGGTGAGGTTATTGAGTCTAACATCTTTTCTGACAAAGAGCCATTAAGCACTAATGACTATGAGGGTGTTTACATAGGGAAGGATTAA
- a CDS encoding radical SAM protein: protein MSYAFELGPIRPPSEAMSILIRVTRNCPWNKCAFCMTYGEAFSKRSVEEVKGDIDSIHTIADRIINASYKLDYNGIINEPVLREAIGIDITPSHYYNQVAMWLYYGMKSAFLQDANSLIVKTNDLIEIVKYLKEKFPTLERVTTYARAKTLSKKSLKELKDLRNAGLSRLHIGMESGADSVLEFIQKGVTSSELISGGKKAIEAGFDLSEYYMPGLGGKEFVKENALETAQVLNEINPTFIRIRSTIPVPGTLLYQRMTEKKWTPLTEEGKVEEIRLFIESLDGITSNILSDHMMNLLEDVQGRLPEDKDKIIKVIDEFLSLSTEEKESFIIGRRLGRFRRLTDLKADPQIEQFKADIKSRYSTVDNGILELIKNFI from the coding sequence ATGAGTTATGCATTTGAACTTGGCCCAATAAGACCACCAAGCGAGGCGATGAGCATTCTCATCCGCGTAACCAGAAATTGTCCATGGAATAAATGCGCCTTCTGTATGACCTATGGGGAAGCCTTCTCCAAGAGAAGTGTGGAAGAGGTTAAGGGGGACATCGATTCAATACACACAATTGCTGATAGAATTATCAATGCTTCGTATAAACTGGACTATAATGGCATCATTAATGAGCCGGTGCTTCGGGAAGCCATTGGTATAGATATAACCCCTTCCCACTATTACAATCAAGTGGCCATGTGGCTGTATTATGGAATGAAGAGCGCATTTCTACAGGATGCCAATTCTTTAATAGTAAAAACTAATGATTTAATTGAGATTGTAAAATATCTAAAAGAGAAGTTCCCAACCCTTGAGAGAGTAACCACTTATGCTAGGGCTAAAACATTAAGCAAAAAGTCATTAAAAGAACTCAAGGATTTGAGGAATGCGGGTCTTTCCCGGTTGCATATAGGGATGGAATCAGGAGCGGACAGTGTTCTCGAATTTATTCAAAAGGGTGTAACCTCGAGTGAGTTGATCTCAGGGGGAAAGAAAGCCATTGAGGCAGGTTTTGACCTATCAGAATACTATATGCCAGGCCTTGGTGGAAAAGAATTTGTTAAGGAGAATGCATTAGAAACAGCTCAAGTGTTAAATGAAATCAATCCAACATTCATACGCATACGTAGCACAATACCAGTCCCAGGAACCCTTCTTTATCAAAGGATGACTGAGAAGAAATGGACACCTCTTACAGAAGAGGGGAAGGTAGAGGAAATTCGATTGTTTATTGAAAGTCTTGATGGGATAACAAGTAATATATTAAGCGATCATATGATGAATCTGTTGGAAGATGTTCAAGGGAGACTACCGGAGGATAAGGATAAAATTATTAAGGTTATAGATGAATTTCTTTCATTATCAACAGAAGAAAAGGAGAGCTTCATTATCGGTAGAAGATTGGGCCGCTTCAGGCGATTGACTGACCTAAAAGCTGATCCACAAATTGAACAATTTAAGGCCGACATCAAAAGTAGATATTCCACGGTTGATAATGGAATTTTAGAGCTTATTAAAAATTTTATTTAG
- the lysS gene encoding lysine--tRNA ligase, whose protein sequence is MYSGDCSVVDEASDLIKHRIEKINILKEKGINPYPVRYKREDVIQKVRDRFCDDEIQQYVNVAGRLKSIRMMGKASFADLEDLSGVIQIYVKKDTIGNDNFEVFKMLDLGDIVGVKGSTFRTKQGEITISVEEIVLLSKSIRPLPVVKEKDGQLFDEFADREMRYRKRYVDLAVNQSVKRDFILRSRLIAGVREFLLNRSYIEVETPMMQVIPGGAAARPFITHHNTLDIDLYLRVAPELYLKRLLVGGFEKVFELNRNFRNEGISTKHNPEFTMLELYEAYADYSDMMNIAEEMISTLSENLIGKMIIDYQGNRIDLTPPWERITYIDVIKKHTGADFGKIESIEEAISAASSLEIEIKENLSIWKIADEIFDAKVENKLIQPTLVTDYPKELSPLSKSNEENPDFVERFEPYIAGREIGNAFTELNDPFDQRERFEEQVRLREAGDEEAQMMDYDYLSALEYGMPPAGGMGIGIDRLMMLFVDAPSIKDTILFPLLRPEK, encoded by the coding sequence ATGTATTCAGGAGATTGTTCAGTGGTTGATGAAGCGTCTGATTTAATTAAGCATAGAATAGAAAAGATTAATATTTTAAAGGAGAAGGGAATTAACCCATATCCTGTGCGTTATAAGAGAGAGGATGTGATACAGAAGGTTAGGGACAGATTCTGTGATGATGAGATCCAACAATATGTAAATGTTGCGGGAAGGTTAAAATCAATAAGGATGATGGGGAAGGCTTCCTTTGCTGATCTTGAAGATCTATCCGGAGTAATCCAAATATATGTAAAAAAAGACACCATCGGTAATGATAATTTTGAGGTTTTCAAGATGCTTGACCTTGGGGATATAGTTGGAGTAAAGGGGTCCACATTCAGGACAAAACAGGGAGAGATAACAATATCAGTAGAAGAGATTGTTCTACTTTCAAAAAGCATCAGACCGCTACCAGTTGTGAAGGAGAAGGATGGCCAATTATTCGATGAATTTGCTGACAGAGAGATGAGATACAGGAAAAGATATGTTGATCTCGCTGTTAATCAATCTGTAAAAAGAGATTTTATCCTGAGGAGCCGTCTAATAGCAGGGGTGAGAGAGTTCCTGCTAAATCGCAGTTACATTGAGGTTGAGACACCAATGATGCAGGTTATACCCGGAGGCGCAGCAGCAAGGCCCTTTATCACCCATCATAATACCCTTGACATTGATCTTTACTTAAGGGTGGCGCCTGAGCTATATTTAAAGAGATTGCTTGTGGGTGGATTTGAGAAGGTTTTTGAGTTAAATCGGAACTTTAGGAATGAAGGTATTTCAACAAAGCATAATCCTGAATTTACTATGCTTGAGCTATATGAGGCATATGCGGATTATTCTGATATGATGAACATTGCTGAGGAGATGATATCAACACTCTCTGAGAATCTTATTGGAAAGATGATCATCGATTATCAAGGGAATAGGATCGATCTTACACCGCCATGGGAAAGAATCACCTATATTGATGTAATCAAGAAGCATACTGGCGCTGATTTCGGAAAAATCGAGTCAATAGAGGAAGCAATAAGTGCCGCTTCCTCATTGGAGATTGAGATAAAAGAGAATCTTTCAATATGGAAGATAGCAGACGAGATATTTGATGCGAAGGTAGAAAACAAGTTAATTCAGCCAACACTTGTGACAGATTATCCCAAAGAACTCTCTCCATTATCAAAATCCAATGAGGAGAATCCTGATTTCGTCGAAAGATTTGAGCCCTATATTGCTGGAAGGGAGATTGGCAATGCCTTTACCGAATTAAATGATCCCTTTGATCAGAGAGAGAGGTTTGAAGAGCAGGTAAGATTGAGAGAAGCCGGTGATGAAGAGGCACAGATGATGGATTATGATTATCTCTCGGCCCTGGAGTATGGCATGCCTCCTGCGGGCGGTATGGGGATTGGTATAGACAGACTCATGATGCTATTTGTTGATGCCCCCTCAATCAAGGACACAATATTATTCCCCCTTTTAAGGCCAGAGAAATAG